Proteins encoded together in one Sphingomonas radiodurans window:
- a CDS encoding ParB/RepB/Spo0J family partition protein, whose product MTDIKRARGGLGRGLNALLGDIARDDAPTDSGTNTITGVRMIPISAIAPHPEQPRRHFDETALNELAASIAERGIIQPIVVRPHGHDYQIVAGERRWRAAQRARLHEVPVVVRDYSDAETLQIALVENIQRQDLNAIEEAEAYSRLLDEFGHTQEVLAKTVHKSRSHVANLLRLLDLPKTVQGRVIDGTLSMGHARAIIGATDPEALAEQVVGKGLSVRQTEKLAQAAKPSSTRRAPRAPSPTSSEGDADVAALERQLGDLLGLKIRISYGDAGGTLTVEYSTLDQLDMICQRLSGEPI is encoded by the coding sequence CGACGATGCTCCGACCGACTCCGGGACCAACACGATCACCGGCGTACGGATGATCCCGATCAGCGCCATCGCGCCGCACCCCGAACAGCCGCGCCGCCACTTCGACGAAACCGCGCTCAACGAACTCGCCGCGTCGATCGCCGAACGCGGCATCATCCAGCCGATCGTCGTCCGCCCGCACGGCCATGATTATCAGATCGTCGCCGGCGAGCGCCGCTGGCGCGCTGCGCAGCGCGCCCGCCTCCACGAAGTTCCGGTCGTCGTCCGCGACTATAGCGACGCCGAGACTCTCCAGATCGCGCTCGTCGAAAATATCCAGCGTCAGGATCTCAACGCAATCGAGGAAGCCGAGGCGTACAGCCGCCTGCTCGACGAGTTCGGCCATACGCAGGAAGTGCTCGCCAAGACGGTCCATAAGTCGCGCAGCCATGTCGCCAACTTGTTGCGATTGCTCGATCTTCCCAAGACGGTGCAGGGCCGCGTGATCGATGGAACGCTCAGCATGGGCCATGCCCGCGCGATCATCGGCGCCACCGATCCCGAGGCGCTCGCCGAGCAAGTCGTCGGCAAGGGCCTCTCCGTCCGCCAGACCGAAAAGCTGGCCCAGGCGGCCAAGCCGTCCTCCACGCGACGCGCCCCGCGGGCACCTAGTCCGACCAGCAGCGAAGGTGACGCCGACGTGGCCGCGCTTGAGCGCCAGCTTGGCGATCTGCTCGGGCTGAAGATCCGTATTAGCTACGGGGACGCTGGCGGCACACTGACGGTGGAATATTCCACGCTCGATCAGCTCGACATGATCTGCCAGCGACTGAGCGGCGAGCCGATCTGA